In Papaver somniferum cultivar HN1 chromosome 1, ASM357369v1, whole genome shotgun sequence, a genomic segment contains:
- the LOC113296942 gene encoding uncharacterized J domain-containing protein C3E7.11c-like: MIWEEVDWFEEEEHQESEEETEQDNHIGFDFFSLLSNPKDYYKILELDRDASEDTIRSNYIRLALKWHPDKRKDEDSATSRFQQINEAYSVLSDPVKRKEYDSKGMLYVYDCNVMDYLNKYKGLILTCNGLGVKQSIL, encoded by the exons ATGATTTGGGAGGAGGTCGACTGgttcgaagaagaagaacatcaagaatcagaagaagaaacaGAGCAAGATAATCACATTGGGTTCGACTTcttttcgctcttatctaatccTAAG GATTACTACAAAATACTGGAACTGGATCGGGATGCCTCGGAGGATACCATTCGGTCCAACTATATTCGTCTTGCATTG AAATGGCATCCAGATAAGCGAAAAGATGAGGACAGTGCAACTTCAAGATTTCAACAGATAAATGAGGCCTACTCAG ttctAAGCGATCCCGTCAAAAGGAAAGAGTACGACAGCAAAGGAATGTTGTATGTTTATGATTGCAATGTCATG GATTACCTAAACAAATACAAGGGTCTGATTTTAACATGCAACGGACTTGGTGTGAAGCAGTCGATATTATAA
- the LOC113296933 gene encoding pentatricopeptide repeat-containing protein At5g18475-like — MNSMRTSLNPKRGFSSSSSIPWISPLQILKPSSPKPDPPPLELPTSLEEEQSQRRTKPKFITHDFAITTIKKEEDPQRALEIFNRASKQRGFNHNHNTYFTLLHKLAQCKKFNAVDSVLHQMRYETCKFQEGLFLNLMTHFSKSSLHERTLDMFYLIQPIVREKPSLKAISTCLNLLVGSGRLDLACKLLSDSRKTFDLKLNTCIYNILVKHHCKNGDLDMAFKVVTEMSKAEVSYPNLITYSTLMGGLCKMGRLKEAMEVFEEMVSKHKILPDALTYNILINGFCRGGKVDRARKIMEFMRKNGCKPNMINYSSLMNGSSKEGKLEEVKEIFEEMRSSGMEVDAVGYTTLISCFCRAGRVDEAMNVFKEMRGKDCRVDAVAYNVILGGLCREKRFSEALGMLEKLPNEGVRLNKASYRIVLNFLCKEREMEKVMDLLGLMLGRGFNPHFATSNQILVNLCEEGKVVDATMALRGLLEIGFKPEHESWAHLVNSLSRDRKLVMAFELLDDLVTEGV, encoded by the coding sequence ATGAACTCAATGAGAACATCTCTGAATCCCAAACGTGGGttctcttcatcatcttcaattccATGGATATCTCCACTCCAAATCCTAAAACCTTCATCACCAAAACCAGACCCACCTCCATTAGAACTTCCCACTTCTCTAGAAGAAGAACAATCACAGAGAAGaacaaagcccaaattcattacacATGATTTTGCCATCACCACAATTAAGAAAGAAGAAGACCCTCAAAGAGCTTTAGAGATTTTCAACAGGGCATCAAAACAAAGAGGGTTCAATCATAACCACAATACTTACTTTACATTACTTCACAAGCTTGCTCAGTGCAAGAAATTCAATGCTGTTGATTCAGTTCTTCATCAAATGAGATACGAAACTTGCAAATTTCAAGAAGGTTTGTTTCTTAATTTGATGACCCACTTCTCTAAATCTTCATTACATGAAAGAACACTTGATATGTTTTACTTAATTCAACCAATTGTTCGCGAAAAACCGTCTCTTAAAGCTATTAGTACATGTCTTAATTTACTTGTTGGGTCTGGTAGACTTGATTTAGCATGTAAACTTCTTTCTGATTCGAGAAAAACATTTGATTTGAAACTTAATACTTGTATTTATAACATATTGGTTAAGCATCATTGTAAGAATGGTGATCTTGATATGGCTTTCAAAGTTGTGACTGAGATGAGTAAAGCTGAAGTTAGTTATCCTAATTTGATTACTTACTCTACTTTAATGGGTGGTCTTTGCAAAATGGGGAGATTAAAAGAAGCAATGGAAGTGTTTGAGGAAATGGTTTCAAAGCATAAGATTTTGCCTGATGCTTTAACTTACAATATTTTGATTAATGGGTTTTGTCGAGGAGGAAAAGTCGATCGAGCTAGAAAGATAATGGAGTTTATGAGAAAGAATGGATGCAAACCAAATATGATTAATTACTCATCTCTTATGAATGGGTCAAGTAAAGAAGGAAAATTGGAGGAGGTGAAAGAAATTTTTGAAGAAATGAGAAGTTCTGGAATGGAAGTCGATGCTGTTGGTTATACTACACTCATTAGTTGCTTCTGTAGAGCTGGGAGAGTTGACGAAGCAATGAATGTGTTTAAGGAGATGAGGGGGAAAGATTGCCGAGTTGATGCTGTAGCGTACAATGTGATACTTGGGGGTCTCTGTAGGGAAAAAAGGTTCAGCGAGGCTCTGGGGATGCTTGAGAAGTTGCCTAATGAGGGTGTACGTCTGAACAAAGCGAGTTACAGGATAGTATTGAACTTCTTGTGTAAGGAGAGAGAAATGGAGAAGGTCATGGATTTGTTAGGTTTGATGCTTGGAAGAGGATTTAACCCTCATTTTGCGACTTCGAATCAGATTTTGGTGAATCTATGTGAGGAAGGTAAGGTGGTTGATGCAACCATGGCATTGCGTGGACTATTAGAAATCGGGTTTAAACCAGAACATGAATCTTGGGCTCACTTAGTTAATTCCTTGTCTAGAGATAGGAAACTGGTGATGGCATTTGAGCTACTGGATGACTTGGTTACTGAAGGGGTGTGA
- the LOC113332012 gene encoding protein CURVATURE THYLAKOID 1D, chloroplastic-like, protein MPKEEAAYLTEQMMSFDFMDGLNLKFDSEDAYSYLVYGSGALITLWLASAVVGAIDSIPVFPKVLELVGLGYTIWFSSRYLIFKKNREELFTKIVELKKEVLGSTDE, encoded by the exons ATGCCAAAAGAAGAAGCAGCTTATTTGACTGAACAAATGATGTCTTTTGATTTCATGGACGGGCTCAATCTTAAG TTTGACTCGGAAGATGCATACTCGTATCTAGTGTATGGAAGTGGTGCTCTCATCACTCTGTGGTTAGCATCGGCTGTTGTTGGTGCCATTGATTCCATTCCAGTG TTCCCCAAGGTTCTGGAACTCGTTGGTCTTGGCTACACAATATGGTTCAGCTCACGCTATCTGATTTTTAAG AAAAACAGGGAGGAATTGTTTACCAAAATTGTAGAGCTTAAAAAGGAGGTTCTTGGATCAACTGATGAATGA